One Comamonas endophytica DNA window includes the following coding sequences:
- the livG gene encoding high-affinity branched-chain amino acid ABC transporter ATP-binding protein LivG, with product MSAALLEVEALSMRFGGLMAVDAVGFALQPREVFAIIGPNGAGKTTVFNCISGFYQPSAGRIALAGDSIGGLGSHRVARRGVVRTFQNVRLFKAMTVLENLLVAQHRQLRTSLLAGLFNTPGYRRAEQQALDHALHWLDYMGLRAYANRPAGNLPYGHQRRLEIARCMITRPRVLMLDEPAAGLNPHEKKELQRMIDALRREHDVAVLLIEHDMGLVMGVSERILVMEYGKPIATGTPEAIRRDERVIKAYLGEA from the coding sequence GTGAGCGCGGCGCTGCTGGAAGTCGAGGCACTGAGCATGCGCTTCGGCGGGCTGATGGCGGTGGACGCAGTGGGCTTTGCGCTGCAGCCGCGCGAGGTGTTCGCCATCATCGGGCCCAACGGCGCGGGCAAGACCACGGTGTTCAACTGCATCAGCGGCTTCTACCAGCCCAGCGCCGGGCGCATCGCCCTGGCCGGAGACAGCATCGGCGGGCTCGGCAGCCACCGGGTCGCGCGCCGCGGCGTGGTGCGCACCTTCCAGAACGTGCGGCTGTTCAAGGCCATGACCGTGCTCGAGAACCTGCTGGTGGCGCAGCACCGCCAGCTGCGCACCTCGCTGCTCGCCGGGCTGTTCAACACCCCGGGCTACCGCCGCGCCGAGCAGCAGGCATTGGACCATGCGCTGCACTGGCTGGATTACATGGGCCTGCGCGCCTATGCCAACCGGCCCGCGGGCAACCTGCCCTATGGGCACCAGCGCCGGCTGGAGATCGCGCGGTGCATGATCACCAGGCCGCGGGTGCTGATGCTGGACGAACCCGCCGCGGGCCTCAATCCGCACGAAAAGAAGGAACTGCAGCGGATGATCGACGCGCTGCGCCGCGAGCACGACGTGGCAGTGCTGCTGATCGAGCACGACATGGGGCTGGTCATGGGCGTTTCGGAACGCATCCTGGTCATGGAATACGGCAAGCCGATCGCCACCGGCACGCCCGAGGCGATACGCCGCGACGAACGGGTCATCAAGGCCTACCTGGGAGAAGCCTGA
- a CDS encoding Bug family tripartite tricarboxylate transporter substrate binding protein, with protein sequence MFRPLLTATVMACAATASFTAAAQAPATDYPNKPIRMVIPFPPGGGTDILARVVANKLTEVTKWTVVPENKAGAGGTIGITDAAKAAPTGYDMVMGQKDNLVLGPYLYKNLPWDPVRDLTPVAHVAYTPVVIATSVNSPYKTVADVIAAAKANPGKITYGSPGNGTSIHIAGVQLEKAAAVQLTHVPYKGSNPALMDALAGNVDLLVSSVPSAIGQIKAGKLRALAVTSAKRSSSLPDVPTLAETGIKGFDVSTWYGLFMPANTPAAIVTKVNAEVNRLLAMPEIRDAILAQGAEPQAMSVANFERMFKADFKASKQVVEDSGAKIQ encoded by the coding sequence ATGTTTCGTCCACTGCTCACCGCCACCGTGATGGCCTGCGCTGCCACGGCCAGCTTCACCGCCGCCGCCCAGGCCCCTGCCACCGACTATCCGAACAAGCCGATCCGCATGGTCATTCCGTTCCCCCCGGGCGGCGGCACCGACATCCTGGCGCGCGTGGTGGCCAACAAGCTCACCGAAGTCACGAAGTGGACCGTCGTGCCCGAGAACAAGGCCGGCGCCGGGGGCACCATCGGCATCACCGATGCGGCCAAGGCGGCGCCCACCGGCTATGACATGGTCATGGGCCAGAAGGACAACCTGGTGCTGGGCCCGTACCTGTACAAGAACCTGCCCTGGGACCCGGTGCGCGACCTGACTCCGGTGGCGCACGTGGCCTATACGCCGGTCGTCATCGCCACCAGCGTCAACTCGCCCTACAAGACCGTGGCCGACGTCATTGCCGCAGCCAAGGCCAACCCCGGCAAGATCACCTATGGCTCGCCCGGCAACGGCACCAGCATCCATATCGCCGGCGTGCAGCTGGAAAAGGCGGCTGCGGTGCAGCTGACCCACGTGCCCTACAAGGGCTCCAATCCCGCGCTGATGGACGCTCTGGCGGGCAATGTGGACCTGCTGGTGTCCTCCGTCCCCTCGGCCATCGGCCAGATCAAGGCCGGCAAGCTGCGCGCGCTGGCCGTGACCTCGGCCAAGCGCTCGAGCTCGCTGCCCGACGTGCCCACGCTGGCCGAAACCGGCATCAAGGGCTTCGACGTCAGCACCTGGTACGGCCTGTTCATGCCTGCCAACACGCCCGCGGCCATCGTCACCAAGGTCAATGCCGAGGTCAACCGCCTGCTGGCCATGCCCGAGATCCGCGACGCGATCCTGGCCCAGGGTGCAGAACCCCAGGCCATGAGCGTGGCCAACTTCGAGCGCATGTTCAAGGCCGACTTCAAGGCCTCGAAGCAGGTCGTCGAGGACTCGGGCGCGAAGATCCAGTAA
- a CDS encoding LysR family transcriptional regulator, whose translation MDKLLALRVFMDVAQTGGFSRAAQRRAVATSSVTRLIDGLEASLGVALLTRSTRQVTLTDAGAAYLEQVARLLSDLDEADASVADGGSEAVGPLRVSVPVSFGRLCVGPHIAAFLRAHPRVSLELVLSDAYVDLAAERIDVAVRIGTPEHHPQLIVRPLAGHRRHVVASPGYLACHGTPARPEDLALHECLRFAYQAGPQRWSFLRGGAVQAVEVDGRLAANNADILREAALGGSGIALLAQWLVEEDVRAGRLQRLFADYAINPQDQDVNIHAAWLPNRRHSRKVHAFVDFLQRHMPCAS comes from the coding sequence ATGGACAAATTGCTTGCCTTGCGTGTTTTCATGGATGTGGCGCAGACCGGGGGCTTCTCCAGGGCCGCGCAGCGGCGCGCGGTCGCCACCTCGTCAGTCACGCGGCTCATCGACGGGCTCGAGGCATCGCTGGGAGTGGCGCTGCTGACGCGCTCGACACGCCAGGTGACGCTGACCGATGCCGGCGCTGCCTATCTGGAGCAGGTGGCGCGGCTGCTGTCCGACCTCGACGAGGCCGATGCCAGCGTGGCGGATGGGGGATCGGAGGCGGTCGGGCCGCTGCGGGTGTCGGTGCCGGTGAGCTTCGGTCGCCTGTGCGTGGGGCCGCACATCGCCGCTTTCCTGCGCGCGCATCCCAGGGTCTCGCTGGAGCTGGTGCTGTCCGATGCCTATGTCGATCTGGCGGCCGAGCGCATCGACGTGGCCGTGCGCATCGGCACGCCGGAACACCACCCGCAGCTGATCGTGCGCCCGTTGGCCGGACATCGGCGCCATGTGGTGGCGAGCCCGGGATACCTGGCATGCCATGGAACGCCCGCCAGGCCCGAGGATCTGGCACTGCATGAGTGCCTGCGCTTTGCCTACCAGGCGGGGCCGCAGCGCTGGTCGTTCCTGCGCGGCGGCGCGGTGCAGGCGGTGGAAGTCGACGGCAGGCTGGCGGCCAACAATGCGGACATCCTGCGCGAAGCCGCATTGGGCGGCTCTGGCATCGCGCTGCTGGCGCAGTGGCTGGTCGAGGAGGATGTGCGCGCCGGGCGGCTGCAGCGGCTTTTCGCCGACTACGCCATCAATCCACAGGACCAGGACGTGAACATTCACGCGGCCTGGCTGCCCAATCGCCGGCATTCGCGCAAGGTGCATGCCTTTGTCGATTTCCTGCAGCGGCATATGCCTTGCGCTAGTTGA
- a CDS encoding ABC transporter ATP-binding protein, with the protein MAAMLQLSNVFTYYGAVCAVDNVSLEVRMGEIVTLIGSNGAGKTSLLMTLCGTPRASSGSVRFEGEDITQLATHHIMRRGIAIAPEGRRVFPHLSVTENLMMGGFFLDKEQMRNGMEHVFGLFPRLRERARQRGATMSGGEQQMLAIGRALMSRPRLLLMDEPTLGLAPLVIAQIFEIIQTIRAAGVTVFLVEQNAHRALQVADRGYVLENGRVVLHDTGENLLRNDAVRAAYLGA; encoded by the coding sequence ATGGCGGCCATGCTGCAGCTGAGCAATGTGTTCACCTATTACGGCGCGGTCTGCGCGGTCGACAACGTCAGCCTGGAGGTGCGCATGGGCGAGATCGTGACGCTGATCGGCAGCAACGGCGCGGGCAAGACTTCCCTGCTGATGACGCTGTGCGGCACGCCGCGCGCCAGCAGCGGCAGCGTGCGCTTCGAGGGCGAGGACATCACGCAACTGGCCACGCACCACATCATGCGCCGCGGCATTGCCATCGCGCCGGAGGGCCGGCGCGTGTTCCCGCATCTCAGCGTCACCGAGAACCTGATGATGGGTGGATTCTTCCTGGACAAGGAGCAGATGCGCAATGGCATGGAGCATGTATTCGGATTGTTCCCGCGGCTGCGCGAGCGCGCGCGCCAGCGCGGCGCCACCATGTCTGGCGGCGAGCAGCAGATGCTGGCCATCGGCCGCGCGCTGATGTCCAGGCCCCGGCTGCTGCTGATGGACGAACCCACGCTGGGCCTGGCGCCGCTGGTCATCGCGCAGATCTTCGAGATCATCCAGACCATCCGTGCGGCCGGCGTCACCGTGTTCCTGGTCGAGCAGAACGCCCACCGCGCACTGCAGGTGGCCGACCGCGGCTATGTGCTGGAGAACGGCCGCGTGGTGCTGCACGACACGGGTGAGAACCTGCTGCGCAACGATGCGGTGCGGGCGGCGTACCTGGGCGCATAG
- a CDS encoding high-affinity branched-chain amino acid ABC transporter permease LivM, with product MAPASVSRDTLRSSLRDASIASVLTALVTVPIFGLHLERAGTRTVIAAEWTTVAWACALVFAVQLLRPWLARAFAGVPRLQRPALPATTARQRQAMMLAALLIAVSWPFFAGRNAVDIATLAMIYVMLGLGLNIVVGFAGLLDLGFVGFYAVGAYTYALLFHWAGWSFWEALPLAGAVAAGFGCVLGFPVLRLRGDYLAIVTLGFGEIIRLLLINLTGFTGGPDGISGIPKPTVFGLELTRSPTIEGGTTFHQFFGLEFQSLHMVVALYLMALALALVTLWISSRLIRMPIGRAWEALREDEIASRSLGLHPMKIKLSAFTLGAMFAGLGGAFFAARQGIVNPESFTFIESALILAIVVLGGMGSQLGVIIAAIVLTVLPELAREFSEYRMLIFGLVMILMMVWRPQGLLPMQRPHLEVGP from the coding sequence ATGGCCCCGGCCTCCGTGTCGCGCGACACCCTGCGCTCCAGCCTGCGCGATGCATCGATAGCCTCGGTGCTGACGGCGCTGGTGACGGTGCCCATCTTCGGGCTGCACCTCGAACGCGCGGGCACGCGCACCGTGATCGCGGCGGAGTGGACCACGGTGGCCTGGGCCTGCGCGCTGGTCTTTGCGGTGCAGCTGCTGCGGCCCTGGCTGGCGCGTGCTTTTGCCGGCGTGCCGCGGCTGCAGCGCCCGGCACTGCCGGCCACGACGGCGCGCCAGCGCCAGGCGATGATGCTGGCGGCGCTGCTGATCGCCGTGTCGTGGCCGTTCTTTGCCGGCCGCAACGCGGTGGACATCGCCACGCTGGCCATGATCTATGTGATGCTGGGCCTGGGGCTGAACATCGTCGTGGGGTTTGCGGGCCTGCTGGACCTGGGCTTCGTGGGGTTCTATGCCGTCGGCGCCTATACCTATGCGCTGCTCTTCCACTGGGCCGGCTGGAGCTTCTGGGAGGCGCTGCCGCTGGCTGGCGCCGTGGCCGCCGGCTTTGGCTGCGTGCTGGGTTTTCCGGTGCTGCGGCTGCGCGGCGACTACCTGGCCATCGTCACGCTGGGCTTTGGCGAGATCATCCGGCTGCTGCTGATCAACCTCACCGGCTTCACCGGCGGGCCCGACGGCATCTCTGGCATCCCGAAGCCCACGGTGTTCGGCCTCGAACTCACGCGCAGCCCCACCATCGAAGGCGGCACCACCTTCCACCAGTTCTTCGGGCTCGAGTTCCAGTCGCTGCACATGGTGGTCGCGCTGTACCTGATGGCGCTGGCGCTGGCGCTCGTCACGCTGTGGATCTCCAGCCGGCTGATCCGCATGCCCATCGGCCGCGCCTGGGAGGCGCTGCGCGAGGACGAGATCGCCAGCCGCTCGCTCGGGCTGCACCCGATGAAGATCAAGCTCTCGGCCTTCACGCTGGGCGCGATGTTCGCGGGCCTGGGCGGGGCCTTCTTTGCCGCGCGCCAGGGCATCGTCAACCCCGAATCCTTCACCTTCATCGAGTCGGCGCTGATCCTGGCGATCGTCGTGCTGGGCGGCATGGGCTCGCAGCTGGGCGTGATCATCGCCGCCATCGTGCTCACGGTCCTGCCCGAGCTGGCGCGCGAGTTCTCCGAATACCGCATGCTGATCTTCGGGCTGGTCATGATCCTGATGATGGTCTGGCGCCCGCAGGGTCTGCTGCCCATGCAGCGCCCGCATCTGGAGGTCGGCCCGTGA
- a CDS encoding SDR family NAD(P)-dependent oxidoreductase, translating into MTSHLIFLTGGSRGMGLAMARQLLHPDHELICLSRNQNEALAEAAAAASAPLQQWSVDLGAPAEAAVQLGDWLRQQPSGRFAQATLINNAGAMPAIAPLSSLTSAELSPALRVGFEAPMLLTAAFLGATEHWPAERKVLNISSGLGRRPMASQAAYCAAKAGLDHFTRCVALEESLKPHGAKLCSLAPGVIDTDMQIQLRNADPAAFPDLQRFADLKSHDQLASPEQAARQVLAWLERADFGEQPVADIRQP; encoded by the coding sequence ATGACATCCCATCTGATTTTCCTCACCGGTGGCTCGCGCGGCATGGGCCTGGCCATGGCCCGGCAACTGTTGCACCCCGATCACGAGTTGATCTGCCTGTCGCGCAACCAGAACGAGGCGCTGGCCGAAGCCGCGGCGGCTGCGAGCGCGCCGCTGCAGCAGTGGAGCGTGGACCTGGGCGCGCCGGCCGAAGCCGCGGTGCAGCTGGGCGACTGGCTCAGGCAGCAGCCCTCGGGCCGCTTCGCGCAGGCCACGCTGATCAACAACGCGGGCGCCATGCCGGCCATTGCGCCGCTGTCCTCGCTGACTTCCGCGGAGCTGTCGCCCGCGCTGCGCGTGGGCTTCGAGGCGCCGATGCTGCTCACGGCGGCCTTTCTCGGCGCCACCGAGCACTGGCCGGCCGAGCGCAAGGTGCTCAACATCTCCTCGGGCCTGGGACGGCGCCCGATGGCCTCGCAGGCCGCCTATTGCGCTGCCAAAGCCGGGCTGGACCATTTCACGCGCTGCGTGGCGCTGGAGGAGTCGCTCAAGCCGCATGGGGCGAAGCTGTGCTCGCTGGCGCCGGGTGTCATCGACACCGACATGCAGATCCAGCTGCGCAATGCCGACCCCGCGGCATTTCCCGATCTGCAGCGCTTTGCCGACCTCAAGAGCCATGACCAGCTGGCCTCGCCCGAGCAGGCGGCGCGGCAGGTGCTGGCCTGGCTGGAGCGCGCGGATTTCGGCGAACAGCCGGTGGCGGACATACGCCAGCCCTGA
- the livH gene encoding high-affinity branched-chain amino acid ABC transporter permease LivH, with translation MDDFLPQLLQQLFNGLSLGAIYALIAIGYTMVYGIIGMINFAHGDIYMIGAYVGLVTLSAIGTQGGVPLWLVIGSMLVVAAIITGVYGFVVEQVAYKPVRNSPRLVALISAIGMSIFLQNWVALGQGARDMAVPQLLPGALQFGGHGGGFEIFIPYTRIMIIAVAVVLMALLTLYIRHSRMGRASRACAQDMHMASLLGINTNRVISFTFILGAVLAAVGGVLIALAVGKLNPFIGFLAGIKAFTAAVLGGIGSIPGAMLGGVLLGVAETLAAAYISSEYKDIVAFTLLVLILLVRPTGLLGKPEVEKV, from the coding sequence ATGGATGATTTCCTGCCCCAGCTGCTGCAGCAGCTGTTCAACGGGCTTTCGCTCGGCGCCATCTACGCGTTGATCGCCATCGGCTACACGATGGTCTACGGCATCATCGGCATGATCAACTTCGCGCATGGCGACATCTACATGATCGGCGCCTATGTCGGCCTGGTCACGCTGTCGGCCATAGGCACGCAGGGCGGCGTGCCGCTCTGGCTGGTGATTGGATCGATGCTGGTGGTGGCCGCGATCATCACCGGCGTCTATGGCTTTGTGGTGGAACAGGTGGCCTACAAGCCGGTGCGCAACAGCCCGCGGCTGGTGGCGCTGATATCGGCCATCGGCATGTCGATCTTCCTGCAGAACTGGGTGGCGCTGGGCCAGGGCGCGCGCGACATGGCTGTGCCGCAGTTGCTGCCCGGCGCGCTGCAGTTCGGCGGACACGGCGGCGGCTTCGAGATCTTCATCCCCTACACGCGCATCATGATCATCGCCGTGGCCGTGGTGCTGATGGCGCTGCTCACGCTGTACATCCGCCACTCGCGCATGGGCCGGGCCTCGCGCGCCTGCGCGCAGGACATGCACATGGCCAGCCTGCTGGGCATCAACACCAACCGCGTGATCTCCTTCACCTTCATCCTGGGCGCGGTGCTGGCGGCCGTGGGCGGCGTGCTGATCGCGCTGGCGGTGGGCAAGCTCAACCCCTTCATCGGCTTTCTCGCCGGCATCAAGGCCTTCACGGCGGCGGTGCTGGGCGGCATCGGCAGCATCCCCGGCGCAATGCTCGGCGGCGTGCTGCTGGGCGTGGCCGAAACGCTCGCCGCGGCCTATATCTCCTCGGAGTACAAGGACATCGTGGCGTTCACGCTGCTGGTACTGATCCTGCTGGTGCGTCCCACGGGCCTGCTCGGCAAACCCGAAGTGGAGAAAGTCTGA